A section of the Spirosoma pollinicola genome encodes:
- a CDS encoding nucleotidyl transferase AbiEii/AbiGii toxin family protein translates to MAIFTQTGQQIGLPAIAVEKDWWVVHTLALVFSMECAPALIFKGGTSLSKGWGLIQRFSEDIDLAIDRAYLGFSDDLNRQQIKKLRKASYAFMTTTFIDELTAKFNDAGFAGVTVGYRDTGQSDQDPIIIEIYYPKLTEQDTYLRPGVLVEVGCRSLIEPTTSRTFATLVTEQFRGRPFADVPITIPVVNPERTFLEKIFLLHEEFQKAPEKVRVDRLSRHLYDIEKLNQSPYADSALKDAELYQTIVDHRRRFTALADVDYDNHTPDKLAFVPPSHILSDWETDYRQMQENMIYGETLPFVELIEHLSILQTRINEIKW, encoded by the coding sequence TTGGCTATTTTTACCCAAACGGGCCAACAAATAGGGCTACCCGCCATCGCTGTCGAAAAAGACTGGTGGGTGGTGCATACACTGGCACTTGTATTTTCAATGGAATGTGCTCCTGCGCTTATCTTCAAAGGTGGTACGTCGTTGAGCAAAGGCTGGGGACTAATTCAACGCTTTTCGGAGGACATTGATTTAGCTATCGACCGAGCTTATTTAGGCTTTTCGGATGATTTGAATAGACAGCAAATCAAAAAGTTACGTAAAGCCTCCTATGCTTTTATGACGACAACATTCATTGATGAACTCACGGCTAAATTCAATGATGCTGGTTTTGCAGGCGTAACGGTAGGCTATCGTGATACTGGCCAGTCAGACCAAGATCCGATTATTATAGAGATTTATTACCCCAAGCTGACCGAACAGGACACTTACTTAAGACCTGGCGTGCTGGTAGAAGTCGGGTGTCGTTCACTGATAGAACCAACTACCAGCCGGACATTTGCCACCTTAGTGACTGAACAATTTAGAGGCCGCCCGTTTGCCGATGTACCGATTACGATACCGGTTGTAAACCCCGAACGAACATTTTTAGAAAAAATCTTTCTGTTGCACGAGGAGTTTCAAAAAGCACCAGAAAAAGTACGGGTTGACCGCTTAAGCCGACATCTCTATGATATCGAAAAGTTAAACCAATCCCCTTATGCCGATAGTGCCTTAAAAGATGCCGAGCTCTATCAGACTATAGTTGACCACCGCAGGCGTTTTACTGCCCTTGCCGACGTAGATTATGATAACCATACACCGGACAAACTGGCATTTGTTCCGCCTAGCCACATATTATCAGACTGGGAAACCGACTATAGACAAATGCAGGAAAATATGATTTACGGTGAAACACTTCCTTTTGTTGAGCTTATTGAACATTTATCAATACTACAAACGCGAATCAACGAAATTAAATGGTAA
- a CDS encoding DUF6088 family protein, giving the protein MIENTESQVFGKVSRSARGTIFFADNFINIANAKTVAKSLERLVQSGKLYRVATGMYVRPVDDQIIGTILPSIEEIAAAIAKRDKSRTVPTGSYALYKLGLTTQVPLNVVYYTDASPRKIKVGQQTITFKKASARNLAAIGDISKLAIQALRTIGKDNVTDEDLRIIRERLKDEKPYHLQHDLKVAPEWIRQLLRPFNQINNND; this is encoded by the coding sequence ATGATAGAAAATACTGAAAGTCAGGTATTTGGGAAAGTATCGCGTTCCGCAAGGGGTACAATATTCTTTGCAGATAACTTTATAAATATTGCCAATGCCAAAACGGTTGCCAAATCGTTGGAGCGACTAGTGCAGTCTGGCAAGTTGTACCGTGTGGCAACGGGCATGTATGTTCGGCCGGTTGATGATCAGATAATAGGGACTATACTACCCAGCATCGAAGAGATTGCAGCCGCCATTGCCAAACGCGACAAATCACGAACAGTACCAACCGGTAGCTACGCGCTTTATAAATTAGGACTTACTACGCAGGTACCGTTGAATGTAGTCTACTATACCGACGCTTCACCCCGTAAAATTAAAGTAGGTCAACAGACCATTACGTTTAAGAAAGCCAGCGCCCGAAATCTTGCTGCTATTGGCGATATTAGTAAACTAGCGATTCAAGCCTTGCGTACTATTGGCAAAGACAACGTAACGGATGAAGACCTGCGTATTATCCGAGAGCGATTGAAAGACGAAAAGCCTTACCACCTGCAACACGATCTGAAAGTAGCTCCTGAATGGATAAGACAGTTGCTGCGGCCATTCAACCAGATAAACAATAATGATTGA
- a CDS encoding PIN domain-containing protein, which yields MTTPVTIHDATIFSDLVQTELVNMPFDLDIVYQTTQSVFDELTLKEQRLFNSYLDTGQLLIRSISAEGIDALAQQLASDSQLCYQDLSAIRLAYESQSLLLTHIKLVRAKAKQQGLSVFTILWILDELYKYERITKALAHDCLSRLMKANRRFPDGECHNRLKTWSLRSTVS from the coding sequence ATGACGACTCCCGTTACTATCCACGATGCTACCATTTTTAGCGACCTAGTTCAAACAGAATTGGTCAATATGCCCTTTGATTTAGATATAGTTTATCAAACAACTCAGTCAGTTTTTGATGAATTAACATTGAAAGAGCAACGACTTTTTAACTCGTATCTAGATACAGGCCAACTACTTATTCGCTCTATATCAGCTGAGGGAATCGATGCATTGGCCCAGCAACTGGCGTCTGATTCCCAGCTTTGTTACCAGGACCTTTCTGCGATTCGGTTAGCTTACGAAAGTCAGAGTTTACTTCTGACACATATTAAGCTGGTACGTGCAAAAGCCAAGCAGCAAGGCTTGTCTGTTTTCACCATACTATGGATTTTGGATGAATTGTATAAATATGAACGGATAACCAAAGCTTTGGCTCATGATTGCCTTTCCCGATTAATGAAAGCGAACAGGAGATTCCCGGATGGAGAATGCCATAATCGGCTAAAAACCTGGTCACTCAGAAGCACGGTAAGTTGA
- a CDS encoding helix-turn-helix domain-containing protein, whose amino-acid sequence MNNTFPIRLKQARLLAKLSLRELSERANLIVSYNAIKKYEDGKMMPEEPVISALAKALAVSPDYFFKPSKIELTNVEFRKRAKLTAKEISSIKERVKDHVERYLEVESILHISQEFVNPLANKPISSIDEIENTILQLLKEWNLGYNPIPNVIEMLEEKGIKIVEIQAPLEFDGLAAMVNSIPVIVLNKAYTPERKRLTALHELGHIMLKLPHHWESKEIERCCHRFASAMLVSKPVMQTLLGKPRTNITLDELISIKEQYGISIQAIVRRAKDLEIINDYAYKNFFIWISKNRKEEGLGSYKGEEKSYRFNLLLYRIAAEELVSLAKAAALGEMKIADLRTVLDKML is encoded by the coding sequence ATGAATAATACCTTTCCTATCCGTTTAAAACAAGCACGTTTATTGGCTAAGCTGTCGCTACGGGAACTCTCTGAGCGTGCTAATCTAATTGTTAGTTACAACGCCATTAAGAAGTACGAAGACGGCAAAATGATGCCTGAAGAGCCGGTTATTTCAGCTCTTGCTAAAGCATTAGCGGTAAGTCCTGACTACTTTTTCAAGCCATCTAAAATTGAGCTAACTAATGTTGAGTTTCGAAAAAGGGCAAAGCTCACTGCCAAAGAAATCAGTAGTATTAAAGAACGGGTAAAAGATCATGTTGAGCGATACTTAGAAGTGGAAAGCATTCTTCATATCTCTCAAGAGTTTGTCAATCCACTGGCGAACAAACCTATATCCAGTATCGATGAAATAGAAAATACGATTTTGCAGTTGCTGAAAGAATGGAATTTAGGCTATAATCCTATTCCTAATGTAATTGAGATGCTGGAAGAAAAAGGAATCAAAATAGTGGAAATCCAGGCACCACTTGAATTTGATGGGCTTGCGGCAATGGTCAATTCGATTCCGGTTATTGTGCTGAATAAAGCCTATACACCAGAGCGGAAACGACTAACTGCCCTTCATGAGCTAGGACATATCATGCTAAAACTTCCCCACCATTGGGAAAGTAAAGAAATAGAACGTTGCTGCCATCGATTTGCCAGTGCTATGCTGGTTTCCAAACCAGTGATGCAGACACTTCTGGGTAAGCCAAGAACAAATATTACACTGGATGAGCTAATATCGATTAAAGAACAATACGGCATTTCCATTCAGGCAATCGTTCGAAGAGCAAAAGATTTAGAGATTATCAATGACTACGCCTATAAAAACTTCTTCATCTGGATCAGTAAGAATAGGAAAGAGGAGGGCTTAGGGTCATACAAAGGGGAAGAGAAATCATACAGATTCAACCTGCTTCTGTATCGTATTGCAGCAGAAGAATTAGTGTCGTTAGCTAAAGCTGCCGCGTTAGGGGAAATGAAAATCGCTGATTTGAGAACCGTGTTAGACAAAATGCTATAG
- a CDS encoding SMODS-associated NUDIX domain-containing protein, translating into MKEIINVFVGVVLFVAGTWFLNNRPDIKDSVRDAGLGVLFAAGTSLLVLAWESKQYLRVLIQSYIKPTKAVRVSMAYLFRIEVDGQFLLVRNHKNPLRGYQPVGGVYKYLKRETASLFQELGIAVDIRPGIGVDDDSRNDLRCKINERRHLPAFLRWFDAKRDRETDPWREFYEELIVEGLLKQEDFPYIQYCHFKSDYEGIKSPDAFPIDEFLYADIIELKPENSKQIDELKRLFVQRSLNDIYTFATPEEIRSGSTSTGITILPHAKKILC; encoded by the coding sequence ATGAAAGAGATAATAAATGTCTTTGTTGGAGTCGTGCTCTTTGTAGCAGGCACATGGTTTCTGAATAATCGACCTGATATAAAGGATAGTGTAAGGGATGCTGGTTTAGGGGTACTGTTTGCTGCCGGAACCAGTCTGTTAGTACTGGCTTGGGAGAGTAAACAGTACCTTCGGGTTCTGATCCAATCCTACATAAAGCCAACAAAAGCTGTTCGGGTTTCTATGGCTTACCTGTTCCGTATCGAAGTTGACGGTCAGTTCCTGCTTGTTCGAAATCATAAAAATCCTTTGCGGGGTTACCAGCCTGTGGGTGGCGTCTACAAATACTTGAAAAGAGAAACGGCTTCCCTGTTCCAGGAATTAGGCATCGCTGTTGATATAAGGCCGGGTATTGGTGTAGACGATGACAGCCGGAATGACTTACGGTGTAAGATTAATGAAAGACGTCATTTACCGGCTTTTTTAAGATGGTTTGATGCTAAAAGAGACCGTGAGACAGACCCGTGGAGAGAGTTTTATGAAGAACTGATTGTAGAGGGTTTACTGAAACAAGAGGACTTCCCCTATATACAGTATTGTCATTTCAAATCTGATTACGAAGGGATAAAATCACCGGATGCCTTCCCCATAGATGAGTTTTTATACGCTGATATTATCGAGTTAAAGCCGGAAAACAGTAAGCAGATCGATGAACTCAAGCGTCTGTTTGTCCAGCGGAGCTTAAATGATATATATACGTTTGCTACTCCGGAAGAAATCCGTTCAGGGAGCACGTCGACAGGCATCACTATACTTCCTCACGCAAAGAAAATTTTGTGTTAA
- a CDS encoding nucleotidyltransferase domain-containing protein, with product MINYDDPTIQLDDQLDKMAESLQLDDTRRERMETAYKAVHQFVMDDPIFFKGLVSEAYAQGSVRIGTTNKPYTGSEFDLDTVIQLRCISAQYSPSYILNQLERRLSEPGSRYRDKLDPKSRCIRIRYENDFHMDVLAACQESESCKNTILVANKDSGTIDKSNPRGHADWFIDQANKVIESLLEKADQRMAASLEKLPADNFRRKKPLQRSVQLLKRYRDIFFADDDSYATSSVILTTIAGQYYGGEPSIYTTMDGIISRIVTDANRFQMVVGGRIKVLNPVNLNEDFTSKWETEPKYYYEFLRFARHLKEEWQKFKLQQGVVTESRILKDLFGNDTYNAGSSLRMQEMDVRRSNGQLRQDRTTGILTASVASSTIIKPNTFYGD from the coding sequence ATGATTAACTATGACGATCCTACTATTCAGTTAGATGATCAACTGGATAAAATGGCAGAAAGCCTTCAGTTGGATGATACCCGCCGGGAGCGTATGGAAACGGCCTACAAGGCAGTACACCAATTTGTTATGGATGACCCCATCTTCTTCAAAGGTCTGGTATCAGAAGCATACGCACAGGGCAGTGTTCGTATTGGCACAACTAACAAGCCGTATACAGGAAGCGAGTTTGACCTGGACACGGTAATTCAACTCAGGTGTATATCTGCTCAATATAGCCCCAGTTACATTCTGAATCAGCTGGAACGTCGTTTGAGTGAACCGGGGAGTAGATATCGGGACAAACTGGATCCTAAAAGCCGATGCATACGAATCCGCTATGAGAATGACTTTCATATGGATGTACTGGCCGCTTGTCAGGAGTCGGAAAGCTGTAAGAATACGATACTTGTTGCCAATAAAGATAGCGGCACAATTGATAAAAGTAATCCAAGAGGTCATGCAGACTGGTTCATTGATCAGGCAAATAAAGTAATTGAATCGTTACTGGAGAAAGCTGATCAACGAATGGCTGCATCGTTAGAAAAGCTGCCAGCTGACAATTTTAGAAGAAAAAAACCTTTACAGCGAAGTGTACAATTATTAAAGAGATACCGCGATATTTTCTTTGCTGACGATGACTCATATGCGACATCAAGCGTAATTTTGACAACTATCGCAGGTCAATATTATGGCGGTGAGCCCTCCATTTACACCACTATGGATGGAATCATCAGCAGAATTGTAACTGACGCAAATAGGTTTCAAATGGTTGTTGGCGGCCGGATCAAGGTATTAAATCCAGTGAATTTAAATGAAGATTTTACGTCAAAATGGGAGACTGAGCCAAAATACTATTATGAGTTTCTGCGTTTTGCCCGGCACCTTAAAGAAGAATGGCAAAAGTTTAAACTTCAACAGGGAGTAGTAACAGAAAGCCGAATCCTAAAGGATCTTTTTGGAAATGATACATATAATGCGGGATCGTCATTACGCATGCAGGAGATGGACGTAAGACGTTCAAACGGGCAATTACGGCAAGACCGAACGACGGGTATTTTGACAGCGAGCGTAGCCAGTAGCACAATAATTAAACCGAACACTTTTTACGGTGATTAA
- a CDS encoding class I SAM-dependent methyltransferase, giving the protein MEPNPHHRQEHWNTVYQTKETDQVSWYEPVPAESLRFIDEAKLPQSARIIDVGGGDSRLVDCLLERGFEQVTVLDISAAALDRARRRLGAQANRVTWVVADATRFRPDTPFDFWHDRAAFHFLTSQSEITDYLTLIRDNLAATGRLVVGTFAEDGPGRCSGLPVQQYSETQLTATLGQFFNKRYCQRVEHPTPFGTLQPFTFCSFGQRSA; this is encoded by the coding sequence ATGGAGCCTAACCCCCATCACCGTCAGGAGCACTGGAATACTGTGTATCAAACCAAAGAAACCGATCAGGTTAGCTGGTACGAGCCGGTGCCTGCCGAATCGCTGCGTTTCATAGATGAAGCCAAGCTACCCCAATCCGCCCGAATCATCGACGTGGGCGGGGGCGATAGCCGATTGGTCGACTGTCTGCTGGAGCGGGGTTTCGAGCAAGTTACGGTGCTGGATATTTCGGCGGCTGCGCTCGACCGAGCCCGGCGGCGGCTTGGTGCACAGGCCAACCGGGTCACCTGGGTGGTGGCCGATGCGACCCGGTTTCGACCGGACACGCCCTTTGATTTCTGGCACGACCGGGCCGCGTTTCACTTCCTGACCAGCCAGTCTGAAATAACTGACTACCTGACGCTGATTCGGGATAACCTGGCCGCAACGGGGCGGCTGGTGGTGGGTACGTTTGCCGAAGACGGGCCGGGACGATGCAGCGGCTTACCTGTTCAGCAGTATTCCGAAACCCAGTTAACCGCTACGCTGGGGCAGTTTTTCAACAAGCGATATTGCCAGCGGGTCGAGCACCCAACGCCGTTCGGTACGCTTCAGCCGTTTACGTTCTGTTCCTTCGGCCAGCGGTCGGCGTAG
- a CDS encoding substrate-binding domain-containing protein: protein MTNFRHWPILAMLFTPGLLAAQTPTDTLHVYGPGGPFGPLNECAALFGQQTGHPVKVVAGPDVVWLADAQQRADLFFGGSEYMLTQFTAAHPDLVDAASRTELYRRAAAILVRPGNPKQIKTLRDLTKPGITILDVNGAGQLGLWEDLAGRQNLIGGIQANIGQSFANSALGIAAWKQDSRYDAWITYASWHNRLTTETAVVSLPPSEVVFRGTPIALSKTTRQADTARQFVQFLQSDKGHAVFKKWGWD, encoded by the coding sequence ATGACCAACTTCCGGCACTGGCCGATTCTCGCTATGTTATTTACGCCCGGATTACTCGCGGCTCAGACCCCAACCGACACCCTGCATGTGTATGGTCCCGGTGGTCCGTTTGGCCCCCTGAATGAATGTGCTGCCCTATTTGGGCAGCAGACGGGCCACCCCGTTAAGGTGGTTGCTGGTCCTGATGTGGTCTGGCTGGCCGACGCGCAGCAACGTGCCGACCTGTTTTTTGGCGGTTCGGAATATATGCTCACCCAGTTTACGGCCGCGCACCCCGATCTGGTCGATGCCGCGAGTCGCACGGAACTGTACCGCCGGGCGGCCGCCATCCTGGTGCGGCCCGGCAATCCGAAGCAGATCAAAACCCTGCGCGACCTGACCAAACCGGGCATTACCATCCTCGACGTGAACGGGGCCGGGCAACTAGGGTTATGGGAAGACCTGGCCGGTCGGCAAAACCTGATTGGCGGCATTCAGGCCAACATCGGGCAGTCGTTCGCCAATTCGGCGCTGGGCATTGCCGCCTGGAAACAGGACAGCCGCTACGATGCCTGGATCACGTATGCGTCGTGGCATAACCGGCTGACGACCGAAACGGCGGTGGTGTCGTTGCCCCCATCGGAAGTCGTTTTTCGGGGTACGCCGATTGCCTTGAGCAAAACGACCCGGCAGGCCGATACAGCCCGGCAGTTCGTCCAGTTTCTGCAATCTGACAAAGGCCACGCGGTCTTCAAAAAATGGGGCTGGGACTGA
- a CDS encoding helix-turn-helix transcriptional regulator: protein MKRKPLTTYTIADYPSDATDQRGFYMIQIADLIRQMRGIDQPHAHAFYLVMYVWAGSGTHTIDAQTYTVTPPQLYFLAPGQVHGWSLSNDAQGVLLFFDGAYFQARFPKRLFDYPFFRPDRPTALLSLRPDAPMLPTLFDWAYREFTHPRPRQAEVFASLLHLMLENAFQLYEEVAYVPAHNSSGLVRRFEELLDAQFANQRSCQAYADQLRVTPNYLNSCCRQQLDKTASQLIRDRLLAEADRLLLHTDLTIKAISYTLGFTDTAYFSRFYRKNNGQTPQQRRELPPDNH from the coding sequence ATGAAACGCAAGCCATTAACCACCTATACTATTGCCGATTACCCCAGTGATGCCACGGATCAGCGTGGGTTTTACATGATTCAAATCGCCGATCTAATCCGGCAGATGCGGGGTATCGACCAGCCCCACGCCCATGCGTTCTACCTGGTGATGTACGTCTGGGCCGGGTCGGGTACGCATACTATCGATGCCCAAACATACACCGTTACGCCCCCGCAATTGTATTTTCTGGCACCGGGGCAGGTACACGGCTGGAGCCTGAGCAATGATGCCCAGGGGGTGCTGCTCTTTTTCGATGGGGCCTATTTTCAGGCCCGTTTTCCCAAACGGTTGTTCGACTACCCGTTTTTCCGGCCCGACCGGCCCACGGCGCTGCTGTCGCTCCGGCCCGACGCCCCCATGCTGCCTACCCTGTTCGACTGGGCGTACCGGGAGTTTACGCACCCCCGGCCCCGGCAGGCCGAGGTGTTTGCCTCGCTGCTGCACCTGATGCTCGAAAACGCCTTTCAGCTTTACGAAGAGGTGGCTTATGTACCTGCCCACAACAGCAGCGGGCTGGTGCGTCGGTTCGAGGAGTTACTCGATGCACAGTTTGCCAACCAGCGAAGCTGCCAGGCTTACGCCGATCAGTTGCGCGTCACGCCCAATTACCTCAACAGTTGCTGTCGGCAGCAACTGGACAAAACAGCCAGCCAGCTCATCCGAGACCGTCTGCTGGCCGAAGCCGACCGATTGTTGCTGCATACCGACTTGACGATCAAGGCCATCAGCTACACGCTGGGTTTTACCGATACGGCTTACTTCTCGCGCTTTTATCGTAAAAACAATGGGCAAACGCCCCAGCAGCGCCGCGAGTTACCGCCTGATAATCATTGA
- a CDS encoding cytochrome c oxidase subunit I, whose translation MITEAPIPATDIDLHDEPQSFWTRYIFSTDHKVISKQYLLTGMAWAVIGGGASMLIRLQLGFPAARLGWLRPLLGHYVSETGQLTPDSYLGLVTMHGAIMMFFVLTAGLSGTFSNLLIPLQIGARDMASGFINMLSYWFFFAASAVMLSVFFIATGPPEGGWVVYPPLSALPQAAGGSGLGMTFYLLAFALFVISTLLGGINYIATVINYRTRGMSMLRLPLTVWAFLFTAIIATIAFPVLLSAFLLLFFDHSLGTSFFLSEIYIGGQALPETGGAAILYQHLFWFLGHPEVYIIFLPALGITSEVIATMSRKPIFGYLAMIISMAAIVFLSFVVWAHHMFVSGMNPFLGSIFMLLTLIIAVPSAIKGFNYITTLWRGNIIFSPAMLFAIGVVSFLFTGGVTGIVLGNSVLDIQLHDTYFVVAHFHLIMGSASFFGTMAGIYHWYPKMFGRLMNATWGAVHFWLTFVGVYLVFFPMHYLGIAGFPRRYYSFSTYDFTHSFTDLNQFISVAAFVTFGAQFIFLFNFFWSMFRGKYAPQNPWKSNTLEWTTPIVPLHGNWPGELPLVYRWPYDYSKPGAIDDFIPQTVPLAATPESNLPHEQEQVRIETSEGVLVGTPSSIGDRP comes from the coding sequence ATGATTACCGAAGCGCCAATCCCTGCCACTGACATCGACCTCCACGACGAGCCACAGTCGTTCTGGACCCGCTACATTTTTAGTACCGACCACAAAGTCATCTCCAAACAATACCTGCTGACGGGCATGGCCTGGGCGGTGATTGGTGGGGGGGCGTCGATGCTGATTCGGCTGCAACTGGGCTTCCCGGCTGCCAGACTGGGCTGGCTGCGCCCGTTGCTGGGCCACTATGTGAGCGAAACGGGCCAGCTCACGCCCGACAGTTACCTTGGGCTGGTCACCATGCACGGGGCGATCATGATGTTTTTTGTGCTGACGGCGGGGTTGAGCGGTACCTTCAGCAACCTGCTCATTCCGCTCCAGATAGGGGCGCGGGACATGGCATCGGGCTTTATCAACATGCTGTCGTACTGGTTTTTCTTCGCGGCCAGTGCGGTGATGCTCTCGGTCTTTTTTATCGCCACCGGCCCGCCCGAAGGGGGCTGGGTCGTGTATCCGCCCCTGAGTGCCTTACCCCAGGCGGCTGGCGGGTCAGGCCTGGGCATGACGTTCTATTTGCTGGCGTTTGCCCTGTTTGTGATTTCTACTCTGCTGGGGGGTATCAACTACATCGCTACGGTGATCAACTACCGCACACGGGGCATGTCGATGCTACGGCTCCCGCTAACGGTCTGGGCCTTTCTCTTCACGGCCATCATTGCTACCATTGCCTTTCCGGTGCTGCTCTCGGCGTTTTTGCTGTTGTTTTTCGATCATTCGCTGGGGACCAGTTTTTTCCTGAGCGAGATATACATCGGCGGTCAGGCATTGCCCGAAACGGGTGGAGCCGCTATTCTTTATCAGCACCTGTTCTGGTTTCTGGGCCATCCAGAAGTATACATTATTTTTCTGCCCGCGCTGGGCATCACCTCCGAAGTGATTGCCACCATGTCGCGCAAGCCCATTTTTGGCTACCTGGCTATGATCATCTCGATGGCTGCCATCGTCTTTTTATCATTCGTCGTTTGGGCACACCACATGTTCGTGTCGGGTATGAACCCGTTTCTGGGGTCGATTTTCATGCTGCTGACGCTGATTATTGCCGTCCCCTCGGCCATCAAGGGCTTCAATTACATCACCACGCTGTGGCGGGGTAACATCATCTTCAGTCCGGCCATGCTGTTTGCCATCGGGGTGGTCTCGTTTCTGTTTACCGGGGGCGTCACGGGCATCGTTCTGGGCAACAGCGTACTCGATATTCAACTGCATGACACGTATTTTGTGGTGGCCCACTTTCACCTCATTATGGGGTCGGCCTCGTTCTTTGGTACAATGGCCGGCATTTATCACTGGTACCCCAAGATGTTTGGCCGGCTGATGAACGCCACCTGGGGAGCCGTGCATTTCTGGCTGACATTCGTGGGTGTCTACCTAGTTTTCTTCCCCATGCACTACCTCGGTATCGCCGGGTTTCCGCGCCGGTATTATTCGTTCAGCACCTACGATTTTACCCATTCGTTTACCGACCTGAATCAGTTTATCAGCGTCGCGGCTTTCGTGACGTTTGGGGCGCAGTTTATTTTCCTGTTCAACTTTTTCTGGAGTATGTTCCGGGGGAAGTACGCTCCGCAAAATCCCTGGAAATCGAACACCCTGGAATGGACCACGCCCATTGTACCGCTCCACGGCAACTGGCCGGGTGAGCTGCCGCTGGTCTACCGCTGGCCCTACGACTACAGTAAACCCGGTGCTATCGATGATTTTATTCCGCAGACGGTACCCCTGGCGGCCACGCCCGAATCGAATCTGCCCCACGAGCAGGAACAGGTACGGATCGAAACGAGCGAGGGGGTGTTGGTGGGTACTCCCTCGTCCATCGGGGATCGACCATAA
- a CDS encoding DUF308 domain-containing protein: protein MKTNTIKTATQPWWLMGLHGGFYAGMGLVLLIHPTTASLLHALLLGGLLLAAGVCTMILGFRRKRHEQVDSWFIISGIRDSIFGVALLVEAGQPLAMIVNILGLWGIVYAFLQAIEAIFYFLGTRSDEKEDYGVEIIHAICVLVAGGFAFSLVMRPDGLQTSLGFVGLFLLVLGGLQGLLTDRLQKASLR, encoded by the coding sequence ATGAAAACGAACACGATTAAAACCGCAACCCAGCCCTGGTGGCTGATGGGCCTTCATGGTGGCTTTTATGCCGGAATGGGCCTGGTCCTGCTGATTCATCCAACAACGGCATCGTTACTCCACGCCCTGCTGCTAGGTGGCCTGCTGCTGGCCGCCGGGGTTTGCACGATGATTCTGGGCTTCCGCCGGAAACGCCACGAACAGGTCGATAGCTGGTTTATCATTTCCGGTATTCGGGACAGTATCTTCGGGGTTGCCCTGCTGGTCGAAGCTGGTCAGCCACTGGCGATGATAGTCAATATTCTGGGGCTGTGGGGCATCGTTTACGCTTTTTTGCAAGCCATCGAAGCCATTTTCTACTTCCTGGGCACCCGTTCCGACGAGAAAGAAGATTACGGCGTCGAGATCATTCATGCCATCTGCGTGCTGGTAGCCGGTGGCTTTGCCTTCTCCTTAGTGATGCGTCCCGACGGGCTGCAAACGTCCCTGGGTTTCGTAGGACTGTTTCTGCTGGTGCTGGGTGGCTTACAGGGTCTGCTGACCGATCGGTTACAAAAAGCCAGTCTCCGCTAA
- a CDS encoding sulfite exporter TauE/SafE family protein, translating to MTHVLLLLLLGLLAGALSGLIGIGGGIIIVPALVLLFGFSQTTAQGTALATLIPPVGLLAAFAYYKEGAIDIWAAVWIAAGFLIGGFFGAKLATMIPVKLMTKGFAVLLVGIAIKLWFTK from the coding sequence ATGACTCATGTCCTGCTATTACTCCTGCTTGGTCTGCTGGCCGGTGCCCTGAGCGGGCTGATTGGCATCGGCGGGGGTATCATCATCGTACCGGCCCTGGTGCTGCTCTTCGGCTTCTCGCAGACAACGGCGCAGGGAACGGCCCTGGCCACCTTGATTCCCCCGGTGGGGCTGCTGGCCGCGTTTGCCTACTACAAAGAGGGGGCTATCGACATTTGGGCCGCCGTCTGGATTGCCGCCGGATTTCTGATCGGCGGCTTTTTCGGAGCCAAACTCGCCACCATGATACCCGTCAAGCTAATGACCAAAGGTTTTGCGGTCCTGCTGGTTGGTATTGCCATAAAACTGTGGTTCACGAAATAA